The following coding sequences lie in one Oceanicola sp. 502str15 genomic window:
- a CDS encoding NAD kinase codes for MDKIAFMAAETQIAEEARRHLAGEYGDAAVEEAEVIVALGGDGHMLQTLRDTEHLDTPVYGMNCGTIGFLMNEYSEPSLKERLDAAEEEVLHPLRMRAFTADGGTEEALAINEVSLLRQGPQAAKLRIQVDGRERMEELVCDGALLCTPAGSTAYNYSAHGPILPIGAEVLALTPIAAFRPRRWRGALLPMAAEVRFDVLQPKKRPVRAEADSRAVENVVTVIVRSDESITHRILFDPGHGLEERLIREQFA; via the coding sequence TTGGACAAGATCGCCTTCATGGCTGCGGAGACCCAGATTGCCGAGGAGGCGCGCCGCCACCTGGCCGGGGAATACGGCGATGCGGCGGTGGAAGAGGCCGAGGTGATCGTGGCGCTGGGCGGCGATGGGCACATGTTGCAGACCCTGCGCGACACCGAGCATCTGGATACGCCGGTTTACGGGATGAACTGCGGGACCATCGGGTTCTTGATGAACGAATACAGCGAGCCGAGCCTGAAGGAGCGGCTGGATGCGGCGGAGGAGGAGGTGTTGCATCCGCTGAGGATGCGGGCCTTTACCGCCGATGGCGGCACCGAGGAGGCGCTGGCGATCAACGAGGTGAGCCTGCTGCGACAGGGGCCGCAGGCGGCCAAGCTGCGCATTCAGGTGGATGGGCGGGAGCGGATGGAGGAGCTGGTTTGCGACGGGGCACTGCTGTGCACGCCGGCGGGGAGCACGGCCTACAACTATTCCGCCCACGGGCCGATCCTGCCGATCGGGGCCGAGGTGCTGGCGCTGACCCCGATTGCCGCCTTTCGCCCGCGCCGCTGGCGGGGCGCCCTGCTGCCGATGGCCGCGGAGGTGCGCTTTGACGTGCTTCAGCCGAAGAAGCGCCCGGTGCGGGCCGAGGCCGACAGCCGGGCGGTGGAGAACGTGGTGACGGTGATCGTGCGCTCGGACGAGAGCATCACCCATCGGATATTGTTCGACCCCGGCCACGGGCTGGAGG
- the glyA gene encoding serine hydroxymethyltransferase: MNAPHRDSGFFTEELSSRDPEIAKAITQELGRQRDEIELIASENIVSKAVLEAQGSVLTNKYAEGYPGKRYYGGCQFVDIAEQLAIDRAKELFGCEFANVQPNSGSQMNQAVFLALLQPGDTFMGLDLNSGGHLTHGSPVNMSGKWFNVVSYGVRQQDQLLDMEDIRAKALENKPKLIVAGGTAYSRVWDWAAFREIADEVGAYLMVDMAHIAGLVAGGVHPSPLPHAHVCTTTTHKSLRGPRGGMVLTNDADIAKKINSAVFPGLQGGPLMHVIAAKAVAFGEALRPEFKSYAAQVVKNAQAMADQLQKGGIDIVSGGTDNHLCLADLRPKGVTGKAAEAALGRAHITTNKNGVPFDPEKPFVTSGIRLGAPAGTTRGFGEPEFRQIADWIVQVVDGLAANGEEGNTEVEKKVKAEVSDLCARFPLYE, from the coding sequence ATGAACGCGCCCCACCGTGACAGCGGATTCTTCACCGAAGAGCTTTCCTCCCGCGACCCCGAGATCGCCAAGGCCATCACCCAGGAACTGGGCCGCCAGCGCGACGAGATCGAGCTGATCGCGTCGGAGAACATCGTCTCCAAGGCCGTGCTCGAAGCCCAGGGCTCCGTGCTCACCAACAAATATGCCGAAGGCTACCCGGGCAAGCGCTACTACGGCGGCTGCCAGTTCGTCGACATCGCCGAACAGCTCGCCATCGACCGCGCCAAGGAGCTCTTCGGCTGCGAGTTCGCCAACGTCCAGCCCAACTCCGGCTCCCAGATGAACCAGGCCGTCTTCCTCGCCCTGCTCCAGCCGGGCGACACCTTCATGGGTCTCGACCTGAACAGCGGCGGCCACCTCACCCACGGCTCGCCGGTCAACATGTCGGGCAAGTGGTTCAACGTGGTCTCCTACGGCGTGCGCCAGCAAGACCAGCTTCTCGATATGGAAGACATCCGCGCCAAGGCGCTGGAGAACAAGCCCAAGCTCATCGTCGCCGGCGGCACCGCCTATTCCCGCGTCTGGGATTGGGCCGCCTTCCGCGAAATCGCCGATGAAGTCGGCGCCTACCTGATGGTCGACATGGCCCATATCGCGGGCCTCGTCGCGGGCGGCGTGCATCCCTCGCCCCTGCCCCACGCCCATGTCTGCACCACCACCACCCACAAGTCGCTCCGCGGCCCTCGGGGCGGCATGGTGCTGACGAATGACGCCGACATCGCCAAAAAGATCAACTCCGCGGTCTTCCCCGGCCTCCAGGGCGGCCCGCTGATGCACGTGATCGCCGCCAAGGCTGTGGCCTTCGGCGAGGCCCTGCGCCCCGAGTTCAAGAGCTACGCCGCACAGGTCGTGAAGAACGCGCAAGCCATGGCCGACCAGCTCCAGAAGGGCGGGATCGACATCGTCTCCGGCGGCACCGACAACCACCTCTGCCTCGCCGACCTGCGCCCCAAGGGCGTCACCGGCAAGGCCGCCGAGGCCGCCCTTGGCCGCGCCCACATCACCACCAACAAGAACGGCGTGCCGTTTGACCCCGAAAAGCCCTTCGTGACCTCCGGCATCCGCCTCGGCGCACCCGCAGGCACCACGCGCGGCTTCGGAGAGCCCGAGTTCCGCCAGATCGCCGACTGGATCGTGCAGGTGGTCGATGGCCTGGCGGCGAACGGCGAAGAGGGCAACACCGAGGTCGAGAAAAAGGTGAAGGCCGAGGTCTCCGACCTCTGCGCCCGCTTCCCGCTCTACGAGTGA
- the zapE gene encoding cell division protein ZapE, with product MSATLPEIYDARVGEGTLKDDPAQRDALPAFERVRAALEARPAPKAGLRGLFGGKAAPEPVKGLYLWGGVGRGKSMLMDLFYETVNSPKKRRVHFHAFMQEIHGALHEVRKTGVDDAIRPVAEDVAEKVELLCFDEMQITDITDAMIVGRLFEQLFAAGVAVVTTSNRPPKDLYKDGLNRQLFVPFIELLESRMEVRELAADTDYRQHRLAGNPVYFSPLGPEARRQMDAVWNDLAGPDAAPLTLVVKSREVELPRFSNGVGRASFYELCGKPLGPADYLAIAEAARVLMVDDIPCLGRSNFNEAKRFVTLIDALYEGRVRLICSAADQPESLYLEGEGTFEFERTASRLREMQDAEWGRSAG from the coding sequence ATGAGCGCGACGCTGCCCGAAATTTACGATGCCCGCGTAGGCGAAGGCACCTTGAAGGACGACCCGGCACAGAGGGACGCCTTGCCCGCGTTCGAGCGGGTGCGGGCCGCGCTGGAGGCACGACCGGCGCCGAAAGCCGGGTTGCGCGGCCTGTTCGGCGGAAAGGCTGCACCCGAGCCGGTGAAGGGCCTCTACCTTTGGGGCGGAGTGGGTCGGGGCAAGTCCATGTTGATGGATTTGTTCTACGAAACCGTTAACAGCCCGAAAAAGCGCCGGGTGCACTTTCATGCCTTCATGCAGGAGATCCACGGCGCGCTGCACGAGGTGCGCAAGACCGGGGTGGATGATGCCATTCGCCCGGTGGCCGAGGATGTGGCGGAGAAGGTGGAGCTGCTGTGTTTCGACGAGATGCAGATCACCGATATCACCGATGCGATGATCGTGGGGCGGCTGTTCGAGCAGCTCTTTGCGGCGGGGGTGGCGGTTGTGACCACCTCGAACCGGCCGCCGAAGGATCTGTACAAGGACGGGCTGAACCGGCAGCTTTTCGTGCCCTTCATCGAGCTGCTGGAGAGCCGCATGGAGGTGCGCGAACTGGCTGCCGACACCGACTATCGCCAGCACCGGCTGGCGGGAAATCCGGTTTACTTCTCGCCACTTGGGCCCGAGGCGCGGCGGCAGATGGATGCGGTGTGGAATGACCTCGCCGGCCCCGATGCGGCGCCTTTGACGCTTGTGGTGAAGAGCCGCGAGGTGGAGCTGCCGCGCTTTTCCAACGGGGTCGGGCGGGCCAGTTTTTACGAGCTGTGCGGCAAGCCGCTTGGGCCGGCGGACTACCTTGCGATTGCCGAGGCGGCGCGGGTCTTGATGGTGGATGACATTCCCTGTCTGGGGCGGTCGAACTTCAACGAGGCGAAGCGGTTCGTGACCCTGATCGACGCGCTCTACGAAGGGCGCGTGCGGCTGATCTGCTCGGCGGCGGACCAGCCGGAAAGCCTTTACCTGGAAGGGGAAGGCACCTTTGAATTCGAGCGCACGGCGAGCCGGTTGCGCGAGATGCAGGACGCGGAGTGGGGGCGTTCGGCGGGGTAA